The following is a genomic window from Nymphaea colorata isolate Beijing-Zhang1983 chromosome 3, ASM883128v2, whole genome shotgun sequence.
TGGTGGCATTAGTTGAGGTTTGTATAATTATGTagatcaatgttgtaaaaagtgtatcgtaagttgtatcggtctggctttaagatacgcattatcgtaaaatatcgtaacgtatcgtaattGTAtcgtattaaaaaaaaattaatcagaaaaaatagaaaaaaaatagtaaaaattaaTGTATTGTaactgtatcgtacgatacagtgcCTGTATCATAACTATAAAATATAGGTGGTGTATCATATTGCATTTTTGAAACGCGACGatacatatcgtacgatatggccccgtatcgtatgatacataCAACACTTATTTAGATTGAGTTCCTTATAAAAGGGCACATTTGTTTAGGATGCTCTGTAGTGTTTGGTTTTTCAGGAATTGGCTGTGATTGAAACTAAGTTGACTTGCAATCAATAGGTTCATGAAAACAGCCaattctgttgttttcttttgctaGGGTTGAGTTTTGTGTGATAGTTAACTAGTTTTGTCTGACTTTGTTGGTGACTTTCTTTAGTTTATTAAAAACCTTATTTCCAGACTAAATGCTTGTAGATATAGGTGCCTACTTATGGTTACGGGCATAATCCTTTTGTCTTTcaccttgtttttttgtttattgctgcatatttttgttttattagttGGAAAAGTTCTTTGCTAAATTGTTGCTCATTTATGTCCGTTATATTTTAATTCATTGTTGTGATGACTATGGTTCAATATTATATATGCCTTTGCTTTGTCAGCCATTTTCTAAcatcttgcttttctttttctttaggtGCATGATGAAAGGGAAATGGACCGTGTCTTAGGAATAGATGGGATCAAACTCGTTGGAATCAATAATCGGGATCTTGGTATTTGCATCTACTtcttcttaaaagaaaaataagctgCATGTGTGGTTCAAATGTCAGCGGTGTTCAGGATCCTTcaagaaacacattttttaaatattaaaagttgatgtaatttggaaaagaaaaatctaaatgACTCTGAATGTGAATAAGCCTAAAATTCTGAAAGGGATGCATAGGTGAAGCTTTGATTTATATCTTAGTGTCAAAATTCAGAGTCATCCTTGCATAATTAGCTTTGTATTTTATAATTCCTTGAACTTCTGATGGGACTGTAAGAAATCAACAATACATTATGTTAATCAGTGATTCAGTAATGACTAGAGTTTGTGATGCACAATTGTACATACTGTGACCTATTGTCCTTCCTGATGTTGATCAAAACTagaaaattgatcaatttgCCTCAAGGGGAGATCCAGCAATGCAACTGCTAAGTTTTGGATGGAAGCTTAAAGGGCCTGATCAAAGTGTTGTATATAAGACCTATAATGGTTAATCTTGGCCTTCAGTTCATTGCACGTGACTTATTTTAGTACCATGGCCAGAGCTTAAACTTCTGGAAGTGGATATCTTTCTTCCTATCAGAGTGATTTCACCTGTGGTCGTGACTTCCTTGGGACTTCCACTGCAAACTAATGATCTCACCAGGATATTGTGACGTCCTTTACATGGCGCTAGGATATGTTATTGTGTCCTCTCTGCTGATGGTCCTGAAGCCCTCTATTAGGGAAAGTCGATGTTTTACTACATTGGAGGAGCAGAGTGTCATAATAGCATTTTGTGACTGAGTTTGGGTTGAAGCTGGTATTTACATGATCTATAGCGTCTTTGTGCATTTCCCCTTCAGCTTTTAGTCATTTTAGCCACTAAAATGTTAATCCTCCATTGCTATGTGATATTACTGTTGGTGATAGCAAACTCAATcgtttcataatttcattagaATACTTATGCACACTTTTATATCCTTTGACTGTTGTGGGCTGCTATATGCCTTTGGTTATGCGACTTTCTAAAGAAATTCTAGCTTATCGGGACCATCCATCTTATTCCTTTCTGAGCAGAAACCTTTGACGTTGATATCAGTAATACAAGGAGGCTCCTAGAGGGAGAACGTGGTGAAGTCATTCGCAAGAGGGATATAATTGTCAGTTCCTCCACTCCATTTTGTTTAGTTAAATTTGGCTGGTTTATTCACGTACATGTACATGATATACATGTGCTATGTATATGCCTTGCAATAATCTTTCATGGATATGACAGAAAAATTGGTTTATGAAGAAATGAGGCCAACTTGTTGATGTGTTCTCTGCTCATCCTGCAGGTTGTTGGGGAGTCTGGGCTGTTTACCCCTGATGATATTGCATATGTGCAGAATGCTGGAGTAAAAGCGGTATCTCTGAATTTTTTTAGCCCATATTTCTTGAccaatttctggaaaaaaagcTGCTTTAAGCTAAGAGAGCTACAATATTAGAGGCGGTTAGCTTGTTTCTCCTATAATAGTTATGAACAACAGCTAACGGACTTGGCTAAATCAAGACCTTTTGATTTGATTAGCCATGTAGACTGCACTGAATTTCTAGGTTTCATGACTTACTGTAATGGACTTTCCCGAAGTCCATAAGAATGCTTATCTTTGGTGGGTATTGTTTGATTGGATTAGCCATGTAGATTGCAGTGAATTTCTAGGTTTCAAGACTTACTGTAATGGACCTTCCCGAAGTCCATAAGAATGCTTATCTTTGGTGGGTCTTTCATCTAGACCATGTCAGACACAAGTATGAAAGAAGCAGATTTAACctgacattttaatttttttcctcatcgAGGCTTAGCAAAAGCATGAGTGCCTTGTTTCTGAACAGCACTTAGCAACCTAAGTAATACTACTTTGGATACGGGAACAGAGGAATCCAACTGCTGGACAAGTTGGACGTGGTTTGCATATTTAGCCCAATAAGTGCTCATATTCTTAAGAGCATTTTCACCTTTGCACCTATCTGCATCTACCTATGTTCAAGAGATGCCATGTCCAATTTCAGTTGATTGCATACTCTGCGTGGCTGTGATTAACTGCATAAATAGTGGAATAGTGAAAATAACATGTATTCTGCACTTGCAGGTTCTGGTTGGGGAATCAATCGTGAAGCAGGCTGATCCAACCAAAGGAATTACAGGCCTCTTTGGCAAAGATATCTCTCTTTGATCTTGGTTATGGTCTTATGGTTATCCATTATAACAGGTCCTTAGTTGCATCATGAAATAGATCAATgacaaatcaataaaattctGTTGGCTTATGTCCTAGAACCAAAATATCCAGTTTTATGGTTAAATTTGCAATCAATTGTCCTAAAATGAGTACGATACAGTCAGTTCCTGTTCTGGAAACAACCAATTAGAGGTCATGTCATTTGGGTGGATAGTTTTACTCTTCGGTCAAGCATCTAATTTCAAATAGAGGTTTCGTTTCAACTTTCATGAATCTCTTAGCATGGGCCGCACGTTTAATGTTTACTATCGTATACAGTTCTTAAGTTGGTGTTTTTCAGATGGGAAATAGTgctttcgattttttttttttttaagtgtttaaAACCTTGCACCTTAGCTGAGGCCTTGACGTGAGTAGTGTTTAAGAACATCGGTCAGTGTTATTGTGGCTTATATCCAAGTGAAGCTATGAGCGAAGACCTGTATGTAGCTAGAAGTTCCCTGTACTTCTATGATACACATGAACACCCTTAATTCTTGAAGGAATGAAAAAGTCTGGCTCATATTGGAATATCTTAACTCTGGCTGCTTTAACTACTGTATGCATCACGAGAAATAGGCGGTTGgatgaaaattgttgaaatttgaaatatttactTGTAGTTAAGTTATTTTCCTAATCTTTTCATACATCTATACTTTTCTTatttggtgagagagagagagagagagagagagagagagagagattgtctTCCGTACTTTTAGAAAAAACTAACCAGCAAGAGTTACATTTCAAGGCGGTTTTGTCCCCAAAACGAGTCCATGGCGTTGCTCTCATCtgtgaagaaagaagaaaagaaactgatACTCGCACCCAAGTAGCTACAGACACATCCATTCATACTAATAATAAAGGGTTATCAAATGGTTTTCCCATGAGGAGCtacaagacttttttttttcattgttgacCCTCATAGACCCTTTTCTTCAAGACGTAGCAGAAAGGAAAGACCGGTTGTCCTAAAAAAATCTCTAAGATGGACTACTTTGCAATGAAGATGGATGTAAATGAGGCATCCTCTTGGAAAAAAAAGGCACTAAAAATTCATTGGTCTCTCTCTTTGTACTAGAATCTTGCGTTCGCACTTCCGCCAAACCTGCTCGCTCCACCTTTGTTTAATCTCTGCTCATTTCTGTAAATCAGTTGAGCTTAAATGAACTGATCTGATGCAGCTTATTCGACCACAAAATTAGACTCTACCTTCCAATTGAGAAGTTACACACTATTTGGAAACGGAAGCAAACACAATTCAAATCACCACCTTATTGGGTGGTGGGCCTAAATatttttaagttgaagaaagcTACTAAAAAGCATAGAATGAAGTACAGTCGGGTGGATGAGACCAGCGTTAGATTCATAAAGTCAATGAACATGATCTTATAGAAGGCTATTATATATAGATACTCAATGTTATTAGACCTGAATATAAACCCTGATCGACTTTGAAGGAGATATTCTAGGACCGGTAAGTTTTCAGAGTAGCTATTTTACATCGATTGCTGCTAACTTTCTCTAAGAAGTTGACTCACAAACGTGTGCCTGTTTTCGGAATAGAGGTTAAAACATAGGCACTAGATTTAAATATTACTAATTGGTTTCATTTAATGAATATAAATAAACCAGAACAAGAAATACGCAATAATAGGGTGAAACGACATTTGCCATTttgagaaaagagagggaagaaaGTGGGGCTcctctctctgactctctccctctctaggGTTTCATGGCGGGAGTGCGAGGGTTTTGCCTGTAGGGTCTCCATGGCATCCCTCGTCCTTAGCTCAAACACATTCTGATGACCATTTTTCTGCACCCCCTTCTTGGATTCTATCTCAGAGAACAAGATGGTGGTTCTCTTTCCGCTTGAAATGGAAGGATACATTCTCTCGTGTTGAGGTACATCGCGTCCTCCATTAAAATAATACGTCGTTTCGTTCCCAGATGTTAGCAATGCCATCACGCTGTGATGAACAATgtgtcgtcgtcgtcgtcgtcgttgTACTTGTATGACCTTATACAACATACTAAAGCAAGTCATCCTCGTTCTCTTCTCAGAATGGCGGTCTGAAAAGCGAAAGAGGGAGACGTTTCCGGCGAGCTTTCGGCTGAAGACGCCATGACGGTCGACTACAGAGCATGGGACGACGCGTGGTACGACGTGGAGCTGCACATGCAGGGGGAGGTGCTCACCGTCGAGTTCTGCAACCTGGAGCCCCCTGTGCGCGAGAGGTTCACTTCCTCGATGTTCCGGGATGATGCCGATGTGGAGTTGTTCCGGAAGAAGTTCAGGAGAAACTCCAGTCAGTTGCAGGATGGGGAGTGCCACAGAGTCCGCGAGGGGATGATGGTCTGCGGTTCGCTCTCCTCCACAGAGGGCGACCTCAGGTTCTATGATGCTAAAGTTCTTGAGGTGAAGAGCTTGCAGTGTTTTTCTTACAGACTTTTCTCTGTTCTCTTTGTTTCGTGTTATGGTCTCTAGCTTCCGCACAAGGAGAAGCTTCTAATGAACAATTCATTCACGAATCACGAGCTGCAATATACTGTTGTTTGTTCAGTAAACATCTTTCCTCCAGAAACTTCTTCTTTGCAATGTCTATTTTGGAGATATTTGTTCTGTCTAATCAACCAatgaaaaaattcttaaaatattttaacatttgGGGAATGAAGCTGAAGCTAGTGTTTAATCTCTTTTCGTGTAAAGGCCATGCCTTTCGTGAAAGTGAAATTCTTGAGAATTGAAAACGGCGAGGTTTACTTGgtattctctttgttttgcgGGGAACTTTGTTTCAATCTtttatttgacaaaagaagcgGCAGTTATTTAAAAAAGTTGTGTCCCTTCGCTAGAATTATACGGAAATTCCGGTGTCGGAGAAGAAAATGTCTCTGCTTTTAACTGACTGTCCGCCGTCATTGTGGAAATGACGCAAGTGCCCCTCAGCGTTTGGTTCTCGCGAATAAGCGTATCTTGTTGGGTGTGGGACCGTGGCAGTGTTGTTCGTATTCAAAAAGGGGGTGGCATTTTCGAATCACGGCAAAATGAAAGGAGGATCCCGCGTCCATCACCCGGTAACCACCGATTGTCCCGAGCCAGCGGCGGTTCCCGCGCTCTGGCGAGATGGCCGTCGGAGAACGAAAGGGAACGCCGTATTCCGTGGAGTTCGCCGGTGAGATCGCGCCGGCGATCGAGTACCAATCCCCGGAGGATGACGCCTGGTATTCTGTTCGTCTGCGCCTGGACGGGGAGTCGCTCATTGTGAGCTACGTCGAGTTCCCGAACGAAACGGTCGAGCGGGCGGCCGGTTCGTTTCAGGACTCCGGAGAACTGGACGCATTCCTGGAGACGTTCCGGCTGACGTCCGAGCAGCTTCAGGACGGACAGTGCCGAAAAGCCTTCGAGGGGGTGAGCGTGTGCGCCGCGCACAGAGTTGGAGAGGACGACGTTCGATTCTACGATGCTGTCATTGAGGCGGTAGGTACAGAGAGTGGGGGTACCAGGGTTACGCTTTTTGGCTAATTGTTGGTGGTTTATGTTCCTCTTTCCTGTTTCTGGGGATCTTGGACTGTGAATCAATGGAAAAGAAGattgatgatttagaagatACTGAATCTTGGACTGGATGGTTTCGTTGTTCTTATCTTTGAGAGTTTTAAGTGTAATGAATCCCTGTCGGTTAGAACTTAGACGGTTACTGGGAAGAAGACAAAGGAGAATTATGTCGCTATGGTTCACAATATTCTTGGTGATGGCTCATTTTAAGTATGAATTCTTGATAGGGATGGGATCTCTGTACAGTCGTGGTGGAAATAGCATTCGTTGTTTCTGCTACTTGTTGATCAACTAGAGAATGAATGTCTCGCTAATGTTTTGTGCGGATCTTAGTTGGTGCTTTTTTATGCAGGTATTTCCTGCTGAACACAAGGTTGTTGACGGAGAAGAAGAATGCCTATGCAAGTTTGTGTTACTTTGGCTACATGGTCCTAATGCTGGTTCCACAACTTGTACCGAAATTGCAAATATTTGCCTGTTACGGCATGGCAATGCTCAAATTCATCCGCTGTTGGATGCCTTTGTGAATATTTCTAGAAAGAAGATCAACCAAAGGTTGCAGTCACATGCCAGCTCTGGAGTTGGGTTTTCTGGTGGCAGTGTTGGTTCACATGCATCTCTTCCTGCTGTAGTTGGCCAAGAGTTGGTTTGTAAGAGCCTTTCACTTTCCAGTTCAAAGTTTCGTCATTCAACAAGTTGTAAGGATAGTGGCATCACTTTGACTAGAAAAGATGGTAGCAGCTGTCGGGGTTCACAGGAGATAGTGGGGGGTGTTAATGTTGGAAGTGAAGCAGAAAATATAGTCGGTAGACCTGAAATAGCGACTAAGTGGCATTATTTCATAATCAACAATTTGGACCCAGAATTGTCACCAGCAGATATAGTGAATTTCATTTATCATCATACGTCTATCCTGTGCAATGTGTTCTTCGGACCCAAGCTGTCAACTGAATATTGTTCTAGAGGAATTGTCTTTCTAGAAGGCGAAGAAAATCTTGGGAAGCTATCAAGCTTTCTGGAGGACCCATGTCAACTTATCACGTCTTCTACTGGCAGGTAATTTCCCGTAGGAGGATATTTGTTTCCTTGTTTAGTCCATAAGTTATATATATGGTTATATTCattaacattttttcaaaatatcaccaGGGAACATCAGTTTTAGAGTCTGGACAGTAATGCAAATTTGTGGACAAGCTATGTAAAGAAGTTTCTTTAATCCATGGCACATGCATATTTTTGAGGCACGAAATTTAGTATCCTAATGTTGCATTCTCCAATCATAGATGTTTGATGCAATGAAGCTTAAATTGGACAATATTGGATTTGTTTAGTTGACACTTGATGTGTAATtaagaaaaacttgaaataaGTCCATTTTGGAAAGAGAAGTAGCGCTTGCTTGGTCTTAAAGGTAAGAGAATTCAGAGAATGTGTTAATGACAGAAAGGAACTGAAGTTCATGACTCCGAGCCCATGCTTGTTCACGTATATTGACAAGTTGTATAAGTGATTAATTTGTTCAACACTTGAAACTtgttcactatttttttttgtcagcaTTATCAATTTCCAGAATTATGTTTTCCAGCAATGGTATTTGATCTCTTTTGATATTCAAAGGGAATGCATTGATGATTGAACACAAGGACCAACTACTTAATGTGTTGGAAGTATTTCATGATTAGTGCCTTGGATGGTCAGCTACCGACTACATGTGGCTTGAAATGCCTTCTTTGGACATGTGATTCATGCTGTTATGTTTTTCATGTCTTGAAATGACCAATTTTTGTTCTATTGTGCTGAAGGTTAAGGATGAGAATATCTAGCTGATCAAATTGGCCCTTGATATGCTCAGTTGACAAACCTTCATCTCTTTTCTCCATAAACTTGAATGGGAAATTCCTAGTGGATTCGCTATTGGATATGACGGCATCTGAAACTTGAGTGGATTTGATTAAGACCAAGGAAGCCTTCCTAACAAATAGACCGTGCTTTTCTGATGTCAATTAGAGATGCTTAGTAATGCTGCCTGCGTATGTGAAAGGGCCTTTAAGAAGGAGAAAATAGTATAAATTGGGAAATGTGGAATCCTTTTGGAAAATAGTGGTGAAAaaatcttttgcttttgttgcaTGGGTTGGAGTAAAGAAAGATGCATCAGGAGAAGAGATTTTCTTAGTGATGAGTAATGGGGTGTTTCAAGAAGATATTCTTAGAGGTTTATGTAAGATATGGAGGACTGACAACATGAAATGACAAATATTTGGGGCCAGTGTGGGATTTCTGCATTAGTTGACAAACTTTCATCTCCTTGGTCATGGCTCTTCTCGTGCTGCTTCATAGTGCAATGTAATTAATGAGATCAGAGAAATTCAGTGTGACATCGTAGGTTGATTTGATAATTGAGGGTCATATTTCTTGAACAAGAATTCTCGTCCCTCCGCATAATTAAGCTTTTCTGAGTCTTGTAGTTTGTTGGTTAACGATTAGCTTGTTTAGTATTGTTGTTAATATTTGCATTTTTCTAAATGAATTATCATTTTGAACCTCTTACAAGATCCCCGTTCATAAGCATCATTGTGTTGATTCCTTTTGCAGACCATGGTTAATAGCAGAGCATGGTTCTGGTACATTGGATATGATCTATGGTTCCCTAGGGCTAAATTTGACGGTGAGATCTTGTTTGCTGCCTGTATGGTGACTGAAATTTGTTTCATGCTCTTGAGTCTTAACTTTGATGCTTTCTGTTATAGTTGACATGTCCTTCGACGATAGCAGTTGTACTTAGATTTTTGTTAAGAATTTGAACACACCTTTTTGTAATAAATGATCTTGAGAATTTCTTGTTCCTTATCCCAGTAAAAAAATGCTGATGCAAACTGTAGTTATTATTGTTTCTTGGATGTTCAAATTTTGGTCTCTTGAGTTGTGAAAGGGTGCTACCCCTTTTCCCCTTTTAGTAAGGGCAACGAGAAAACAGTCCAGTACCATTGATTCACTTCTGTTAATGTAGTGCTTTCAGGAGATAAACACTGAGCAACAAAGGAGATATCTTCCTGAAAATTTAAAGATAGTACATGAAGGAACTTCTGAATATGCAGTGGGTTTGCAACAAAAGCAGCTTTGGATTGAGTTTCAGCATCAATTTGAAGATCTTTATAAGAATTTACAGGAGCGCTTGTGCAGTATTTCAACCCGTAGAGGTTTAATATGAAGGGAAAGTATTATACAAAATCAGCACCAGTCTTTTATTGGCTATGGACATGTACAGGTATTATCTTTGGTGTACTTGATTGAACAATTTGCATATTTGCATGCTTCATTGGCACACATGCAGTTTCTAGAAGCTTCTTGAGACCTCAAAAGGCCACAACAGAAGGCCAAACTgcatatttatttcaaatgttCGATTGTTTATGGAATCACTAATCTGAAGAGGTCTCTTAGATAAGGTTATGTCCTCCAAGATGCAAAACTGACTTTGACATTGTGTGTTGAGGTGGGAAGGAATgtgcatgcataaatttttAAGGATCCTATGTTTTTGTCATGGTCCACGACTCCATAGAATTCATATATTTTCTGCCAGAAGAATTCAGAGTTCAGCAACAATGCACGTTTGTATCTATATTTTTAAGCCACTTTGTCTGTTGCTTCTGTTGTTTCTTACCTGCTTTGTACTTCCTGGATGTCTTGCAGTGAACACTTAATCACGTGCGTTTTTGTGTCCAAGTTGAGCTTGCATAGATGGTACTCCTGCTTTTTTCTGGTTGGTCTTCTGCAGCACTTCAGCTCCATTTTGGCTTGTACATGTAGTTCATAACATAGACAGAGAGTTGAACGAAGGCGACACTACTCGTCCCGGCAATTTTTGGAAGAGGCTTGGAACCAACAGCTGCGGGCGTTGAATACCTGATGGTATACAAAAAATATGTAGATAGATACAATGAACTTTGCTTGAACCCACTCCTCTGATGCAGCCAACTGATATAAGAACACTCCAACACTCAAGTCTTGGTTTCTCAGATGCCCTTGTCACAGTTGTGACCTGCCTACTGAAAATTTTccaatgattttcctttttattctttCGCTACAAGGCTGGTGCTCATATTTGAGGGTAATTTCGGATACCTGTCAAATCTTGAACGGGTTCATTTGAGTAGGTAGGTTCTTACATCTCGTGCCCTTATTATCCTTGAACCCCTTGCATGTTTTCTTGGTGGTCTTGATGTAAAGTAGTTTCTAGTTGGGCATGCATGATCTTTATCTTTATATTATAGTGAACTATTTGACAAGGTACATCTGATTAAGAGTAAGTAACTGAGGCCGTTTTCATGAAAGTTCTCAGTAGCTTCACCTCCTTTTAATTTGTTGGGGTTGTGCGTTCGAGGAAGGATCCAGTAAAAAGCGGGTATTATAATTAGTCCTTGGAATTGGGCTTTCCCTCGTCAAGGATGAGAACCCATCGGCTATTGGTTCGGATTTAACATTTATTCAACCTGACCTGACCCAATAGGGTGTTCACGTTCAGACCCAAGCTCGGACTTGAACTTCCAAAATGGATCCACATAACATCGGGTCAGATCCTTGCCGGAATCGAGACGGATTTCAGCTTGGATCACAAAAGCGACAAAACCACATTTTACTCTCGAAGTCATTACTATCTAGATCTAATTTCCTTTCCTGGACCCAATAAGGCTGATCTGAACTCGGTTGGTGATCAACCCCAACTCGTTGGGCATCCCCTAATGTCAGTTCTTTTAGTTAGAAATAGGCAACAATGACGAAAAGCTGTTCATTTCCGATTCACAAATGGCCGCTCAAACTTTTAAACTTAATCAAACAGCCACCCAAAGTTTCATGTTAATTCTCAAACGCAAGTGCCCTTTTGGtcataatttttgaaaagtaaaaataaagaaaaaaaaaaaaacgccgTCTTCCTAGCGCATCTTCTCTTTATGCACAAAAAATAATGGCCCTTAAAAATCTTCATAGTTTTCCAAACGTGGCTGCAAATGCCAAATGAAAgcatttttttatggaaaatttATCTTCCTAAGGAGCTGGGGAAATATGATTATCTTTACATGAATGAAAGACTATCGGAGCTTTGTAGAGGCTCAAGAAAggctttctctcgctctctctcacACTTTCGACAGCATCTACCATTCGGCCATCGCCCGCCTCTCGTTCGGATCCGGAGTCATCTTGACCTCGATGCAGATCCGACCCGTTGAAACCTATAAATCTTCGTCGTCCTTCTCTGGCCCTTCTCGGGCTCTCTCGCtgtcttctctctcttgctctctcaaGCCATTGCTGTTGCGTTCCGCGGGTTCTCGCGTAGCGTTCAACACCCCCCCGGCGACGGCTGGCTCTGGCGAAGTGCGTTTCCGGTAATCCCCGTTCTTTCCCACTTTCGCTTTCCCTTGtccgtttcttcttcttttttcttcttgataaTCGTCTCGTGTCGTGGAATTTAGGGTTT
Proteins encoded in this region:
- the LOC116250034 gene encoding uncharacterized protein LOC116250034 isoform X2, yielding MTVDYRAWDDAWYDVELHMQGEVLTVEFCNLEPPVRERFTSSMFRDDADVELFRKKFRRNSSQLQDGECHRVREGMMVCGSLSSTEGDLRFYDAKVLEVFPAEHKVVDGEEECLCKFVLLWLHGPNAGSTTCTEIANICLLRHGNAQIHPLLDAFVNISRKKINQRLQSHASSGVGFSGGSVGSHASLPAVVGQELVCKSLSLSSSKFRHSTSCKDSGITLTRKDGSSCRGSQEIVGGVNVGSEAENIVGRPEIATKWHYFIINNLDPELSPADIVNFIYHHTSILCNVFFGPKLSTEYCSRGIVFLEGEENLGKLSSFLEDPCQLITSSTGRPWLIAEHGSGTLDMIYGSLGLNLTCFQEINTEQQRRYLPENLKIVHEGTSEYAVGLQQKQLWIEFQHQFEDLYKNLQERLCSISTRRGLI
- the LOC116250034 gene encoding uncharacterized protein LOC116250034 isoform X1; translated protein: MAVGERKGTPYSVEFAGEIAPAIEYQSPEDDAWYSVRLRLDGESLIVSYVEFPNETVERAAGSFQDSGELDAFLETFRLTSEQLQDGQCRKAFEGVSVCAAHRVGEDDVRFYDAVIEAVFPAEHKVVDGEEECLCKFVLLWLHGPNAGSTTCTEIANICLLRHGNAQIHPLLDAFVNISRKKINQRLQSHASSGVGFSGGSVGSHASLPAVVGQELVCKSLSLSSSKFRHSTSCKDSGITLTRKDGSSCRGSQEIVGGVNVGSEAENIVGRPEIATKWHYFIINNLDPELSPADIVNFIYHHTSILCNVFFGPKLSTEYCSRGIVFLEGEENLGKLSSFLEDPCQLITSSTGRPWLIAEHGSGTLDMIYGSLGLNLTCFQEINTEQQRRYLPENLKIVHEGTSEYAVGLQQKQLWIEFQHQFEDLYKNLQERLCSISTRRGLI
- the LOC116250034 gene encoding uncharacterized protein LOC116250034 isoform X3; translation: MAVGERKGTPYSVEFAGEIAPAIEYQSPEDDAWYSVRLRLDGESLIVSYVEFPNETVERAAGSFQDSGELDAFLETFRLTSEQLQDGQCRKAFEGVSVCAAHRVGEDDVRFYDAVIEAVFPAEHKVVDGEEECLCKFVLLWLHGPNAGSTTCTEIANICLLRHGNAQIHPLLDAFVNISRKKINQRLQSHASSGVGFSGGSVGSHASLPAVVGQELVCKSLSLSSSKFRHSTSCKDSGITLTRKDGSSCRGSQEIVGGVNVGSEAENIVGRPEIATKWHYFIINNLDPELSPADIVNFIYHHTSILCNVFFGPKLSTEYCSRGIVFLEGEENLGKLSSFLEDPCQLITSSTGSAFRR